A part of Saccharomonospora amisosensis genomic DNA contains:
- a CDS encoding pyruvate carboxylase: protein MFRKVLVANRGEIAIRAFRAAYELGAGTVAVFPYEDRNSLHRLKADEAYEIGEQGHPVRAYLSVEEIVRAARMAGADAIYPGYGFLSENPELARACEEAGITFVGPSAEILQLTGNKARAVAAARQAGVPVLGSSAPSSDVDTLAAAAEELGFPVFVKAVAGGGGRGMRFVSDASTLRESIEAASREAESAFGDPTVFLEKAVVQPRHIEVQILADGTGGEDGVIHLYERDCSVQRRHQKVVELAPAPNLDPQLRDRICADAVRFARQIGYRNAGTVEFLVDRDGNHVFIEMNPRIQVEHTVTEEVTDVDLVQSQLRIAAGETLADLDLSQERIYLRGAALQCRITTEDPANGFRPDTGMISAYRSPGGSGIRLDGGTAFAGTEISAHFDSMLVKLTCRGRTFATAVGRARRAVAEFRIRGVATNIPFLQAVLDDPDFQAGRITTAFIEERPHLLTARHSADRGTRLLTYLADVTVNKPNGERPRLIDPERKLPALRDGEPPPGSKQKLTELGPEGFARWLRESPHIGVTDTTFRDAHQSLLATRVRTKDMLAVAPVVAQTVPQLLSVECWGGATYDVALRFLAEDPWERLAALRGAMPNLCLQMLLRGRNTVGYTPYPTEVTDAFVEEAAATGIDIFRIFDALNDVEQMRPAIEAVRATGTAVAEVALCYTSDLSNPAEKIYTLDYYLKLAEQIVGAGAHVLAIKDMAGLLRAPAAVKLVTALRREFDLPVHIHTHDTAGGQLGTYLAAIGAGADAVDGAVASMSGTTSQPSLSAIVAATDYSDRPTGLDLQAIGELEPYWEIVRKIYAPFEAGLASPTGRVYHHEIPGGQLSNLRSQARALGLGDRFDEIEAMYAAADRILGHLVKVTPSSKVVGDLALHLVGAGVSPEDFEAEPDKYDIPDSVIGFLRGELGDPPGGWPEPFRSKALRGRAEPRPVQPLSEEDKAELASDRRVALNRLLFPGPTKEFQGHRESYGDTSVLPSKDFFYGLRPGEEYAVDLEPGVRLLIELEAIGEADERGMRTVMATLNGQLRPIQVRDRSVASDLPAKEKADKNNPKHIAAPFAGVVTTSVAEGDTIEAGDTVATIEAMKMEAAITAPVSGTVQRLATNSVQQVEGGDLLLVLE, encoded by the coding sequence ATGTTCCGCAAGGTGCTCGTCGCCAACCGTGGTGAGATCGCCATCCGCGCGTTCCGTGCCGCCTACGAACTGGGCGCGGGAACGGTCGCGGTGTTTCCCTACGAAGACCGCAACTCGCTGCATCGACTCAAGGCGGACGAGGCCTACGAGATAGGTGAGCAAGGACACCCCGTCCGCGCCTACCTTTCCGTGGAGGAGATCGTCCGCGCCGCCCGCATGGCGGGCGCCGACGCCATCTACCCCGGATACGGCTTCCTTTCGGAGAACCCGGAACTGGCCCGTGCGTGCGAAGAGGCGGGGATCACGTTCGTCGGCCCCAGCGCGGAGATCCTGCAGTTGACAGGTAACAAGGCTAGGGCGGTGGCGGCCGCAAGGCAGGCGGGCGTACCCGTGCTCGGTTCCTCCGCGCCGTCATCTGATGTGGATACTCTCGCGGCCGCGGCCGAGGAGTTGGGTTTCCCCGTCTTCGTCAAGGCGGTCGCGGGCGGCGGCGGCCGCGGGATGCGTTTCGTTTCGGACGCGAGCACGCTTCGGGAGTCGATCGAGGCCGCCTCCCGCGAGGCCGAGTCCGCCTTCGGCGACCCGACGGTGTTCCTGGAGAAGGCCGTCGTGCAACCCAGGCACATCGAGGTGCAGATCCTCGCGGACGGCACGGGCGGCGAGGACGGCGTGATCCACCTCTACGAGCGGGACTGCTCGGTGCAGCGGCGCCACCAGAAGGTGGTGGAACTGGCGCCCGCGCCCAACCTGGACCCACAGTTGCGGGACCGGATCTGCGCCGACGCGGTGAGGTTCGCCCGGCAGATCGGCTACCGCAACGCGGGCACCGTGGAGTTTCTCGTCGATCGCGACGGCAACCACGTGTTCATCGAGATGAACCCGCGCATCCAGGTCGAGCACACGGTGACCGAGGAGGTCACCGACGTCGACCTCGTGCAGTCGCAACTGCGGATCGCCGCGGGCGAGACACTGGCCGACCTTGACCTGTCGCAGGAGCGGATCTACCTGCGCGGCGCGGCGCTGCAGTGCCGCATCACCACCGAGGACCCGGCAAACGGGTTCCGGCCGGACACCGGCATGATCAGCGCCTACCGTTCGCCGGGCGGCTCGGGCATCAGGCTCGACGGTGGCACCGCTTTCGCCGGAACGGAGATCAGCGCGCACTTCGATTCGATGCTGGTGAAGCTCACGTGCCGGGGTCGCACCTTCGCCACCGCCGTGGGAAGAGCCCGCCGCGCCGTCGCCGAGTTCCGGATTCGGGGTGTGGCCACGAACATCCCGTTCCTGCAGGCGGTGCTCGACGACCCCGACTTCCAGGCGGGCAGGATCACCACGGCGTTCATCGAGGAACGCCCGCACCTGTTGACCGCGCGTCACTCGGCCGACCGAGGTACCCGGTTGCTGACCTACCTGGCCGACGTCACCGTGAACAAGCCCAACGGCGAGCGGCCCCGGCTGATCGACCCCGAGCGGAAACTTCCCGCGCTGCGCGACGGTGAGCCGCCACCCGGTTCCAAGCAGAAGCTGACCGAACTGGGGCCGGAGGGGTTCGCGCGGTGGCTGCGCGAGTCACCCCACATCGGTGTCACCGACACCACCTTCCGTGACGCCCACCAGTCGCTGCTGGCCACGCGGGTGCGCACCAAGGACATGCTCGCCGTCGCGCCCGTGGTGGCCCAGACGGTGCCGCAGCTGCTGTCGGTGGAGTGCTGGGGTGGCGCGACCTACGACGTCGCCCTGCGCTTCCTCGCGGAGGACCCGTGGGAGCGGCTGGCCGCGCTGCGCGGGGCCATGCCGAACCTGTGTCTGCAGATGCTGCTGCGGGGCCGCAACACCGTGGGCTACACGCCGTATCCCACCGAGGTGACCGATGCGTTCGTCGAGGAGGCCGCGGCCACCGGGATCGACATCTTCCGCATCTTCGACGCCCTCAACGACGTGGAACAGATGCGTCCTGCGATCGAAGCGGTCCGCGCCACCGGCACCGCCGTGGCGGAGGTAGCGCTGTGCTACACCTCCGACCTGTCCAATCCGGCCGAGAAGATCTACACGCTGGACTACTACCTCAAGCTGGCGGAGCAGATCGTCGGGGCGGGTGCACACGTGCTCGCCATCAAGGACATGGCCGGGCTGCTGCGCGCGCCGGCGGCCGTGAAGCTGGTGACCGCGCTGCGCAGGGAGTTCGACCTGCCGGTGCACATCCACACCCACGACACCGCGGGCGGGCAGCTGGGCACCTACCTCGCGGCCATCGGGGCGGGCGCCGACGCCGTGGACGGGGCGGTGGCGTCGATGTCGGGCACCACGTCGCAGCCTTCGCTTTCGGCGATCGTCGCGGCCACCGACTACTCGGACCGGCCGACGGGCCTCGACCTGCAAGCCATCGGCGAGTTGGAGCCCTACTGGGAGATCGTGCGCAAGATCTACGCGCCGTTCGAGGCAGGGCTGGCTTCACCGACCGGGCGGGTGTATCACCACGAGATCCCCGGCGGGCAGCTTTCGAACCTGCGCAGCCAGGCGAGGGCACTCGGCCTAGGTGACCGGTTCGACGAGATCGAGGCGATGTACGCGGCCGCGGACCGGATTCTGGGCCACTTGGTGAAGGTCACACCTTCGTCCAAGGTGGTCGGCGACCTGGCGCTGCACCTCGTGGGTGCGGGAGTGTCGCCCGAGGACTTCGAGGCCGAGCCGGACAAGTACGACATTCCTGATTCGGTCATCGGATTCCTGCGCGGCGAACTCGGTGACCCGCCGGGCGGCTGGCCGGAGCCGTTCCGCAGCAAGGCATTGCGCGGGCGCGCGGAGCCGCGGCCGGTCCAGCCATTGTCCGAAGAGGACAAGGCTGAGCTGGCCTCCGACCGCAGGGTCGCGCTGAACCGGTTGCTCTTCCCCGGGCCCACGAAGGAGTTCCAGGGCCATCGGGAGTCCTACGGAGATACCAGCGTGTTGCCGAGCAAGGACTTCTTCTACGGCTTGCGTCCGGGTGAGGAGTACGCCGTGGATCTCGAGCCGGGGGTTCGGCTGCTGATCGAGTTGGAGGCGATCGGGGAAGCCGACGAGCGGGGCATGCGAACGGTGATGGCCACACTCAACGGTCAACTGCGTCCGATCCAGGTGCGCGACCGCTCGGTGGCTTCCGACCTGCCCGCGAAGGAGAAGGCAGACAAGAACAACCCCAAGCACATCGCGGCTCCCTTCGCGGGCGTGGTCACCACTTCGGTGGCGGAAGGCGACACCATCGAGGCGGGCGACACCGTGGCGACCATCGAGGCGATGAAGATGGAGGCCGCGATCACCGCCCCGGTGAGCGGAACCGTGCAACGGCTCGCCACCAACTCGGTGCAGCAGGTGGAAGGCGGAGACCTGCTGCTCGTGCTGGAGTAA
- the rsmD gene encoding 16S rRNA (guanine(966)-N(2))-methyltransferase RsmD, with protein MTRIVAGRAGGRVLRVPAHGTRPTSERVREALFNALEAAGELEGARVLDLYAGSGALGLEALSRGAATALFVESDRRAVESLRVNVTSLRLGGSVRHGRVESVLARPAEEPFDLVLADPPYGMPEEVLATVLSALVTGRWLAAGGLVIVERAVRNGSPPWPDRLREVRSKRYGDTALFFAEHAAQP; from the coding sequence ATGACCAGGATCGTCGCGGGCCGAGCGGGCGGCAGAGTATTGCGGGTTCCCGCGCACGGCACGAGGCCCACGTCGGAACGGGTGCGTGAGGCGCTGTTCAACGCGCTGGAGGCGGCGGGCGAACTCGAGGGTGCGCGGGTGCTCGACCTGTACGCGGGTTCCGGCGCGCTGGGATTGGAGGCCCTCTCGCGGGGCGCGGCGACGGCGCTGTTCGTCGAGTCCGACCGTAGGGCCGTTGAGTCGTTGCGGGTCAATGTGACCTCGCTTCGTCTCGGCGGAAGCGTGCGCCACGGCCGGGTGGAGTCGGTACTCGCGCGGCCCGCGGAGGAGCCGTTCGATCTGGTGCTCGCCGACCCGCCGTACGGCATGCCGGAGGAGGTGCTCGCCACCGTGCTGAGCGCGCTCGTCACGGGCCGATGGCTTGCCGCCGGCGGGCTCGTGATCGTCGAGCGGGCGGTGCGGAACGGGTCGCCGCCGTGGCCGGACCGGCTTCGCGAGGTGCGGTCGAAGCGCTACGGAGACACCGCGCTGTTCTTCGCCGAACACGCCGCACAGCCGTGA
- a CDS encoding ribonuclease domain-containing protein, whose product MTNHSARIVAILLAFLATFVAGGANVAAAELSPSAECGDTSSFEQVPLRELPEEAGETYDLIEAGGPFPYPQDGGVFYNREGLLPDCDTGYYHEYTVETPGSPDRGARRIVTGDAGEYFYTADHYASFVLIDVS is encoded by the coding sequence ATGACCAACCACTCTGCGCGAATCGTCGCGATCTTACTGGCGTTCCTGGCCACGTTCGTGGCAGGCGGCGCGAACGTGGCCGCCGCCGAACTCAGCCCCTCCGCCGAGTGCGGCGACACCTCCTCCTTCGAGCAGGTGCCGTTGCGGGAGCTGCCGGAGGAGGCAGGCGAAACCTACGACCTCATCGAGGCAGGCGGGCCGTTCCCGTATCCGCAGGACGGCGGCGTGTTCTACAACCGCGAGGGGTTGCTGCCCGACTGCGACACCGGCTACTACCACGAGTACACGGTCGAGACCCCCGGCAGCCCGGACCGAGGGGCGCGGCGCATTGTCACCGGTGACGCGGGCGAGTACTTCTACACCGCGGACCACTACGCCAGCTTCGTGCTCATCGACGTCAGCTGA
- a CDS encoding LLM class flavin-dependent oxidoreductase has translation MTSLRDTRLSVLDLSPVVSGSDAAAALRNTLDLARHTEALGYHRYWLAEHHNMPGIASSATAVLIAHVADATGRIRVGSGGVMLPNHAPLVVAEQFGTLEALHPGRIDLGIGRAPGTDPRTARALRGSDSAGAEDFPQQLRELLAYFEPDPGRPVNAVTAEGNRPPVWLLGSSGYSARLAGALGLPFSFAHHFAPENTLPAVRLYRESFRPSPVLAEPYVMLGAAVVCAETDERARWLAAPSGLTFLSLRKGRPIPLPTPEEAAEYPYTDVDRAFLEQRQASNVVGAPETVRKGLEALATDTGADELIVTTMVYDHEDRKRSYELVAELAN, from the coding sequence GTGACTTCGCTGCGTGACACCCGGCTGTCGGTGCTCGACCTGTCCCCCGTCGTCAGCGGCTCCGACGCCGCCGCGGCGCTTCGCAACACGCTGGATCTGGCCAGACATACCGAAGCGCTGGGCTACCACAGATACTGGCTCGCCGAGCACCACAACATGCCTGGCATCGCCAGTTCGGCGACGGCGGTGCTCATCGCGCACGTCGCCGACGCGACGGGTCGTATCCGGGTCGGCTCAGGTGGCGTGATGCTGCCCAACCATGCGCCGCTGGTGGTGGCCGAGCAGTTCGGCACGCTGGAGGCGCTGCATCCCGGACGTATCGACCTCGGCATCGGCAGGGCTCCCGGCACCGACCCGCGCACGGCACGCGCTCTGCGTGGCTCCGACTCGGCGGGCGCCGAGGACTTCCCGCAGCAACTGCGGGAGCTGCTGGCCTACTTCGAGCCCGATCCCGGCCGCCCTGTCAACGCGGTGACCGCCGAGGGCAACCGGCCACCGGTGTGGCTGCTCGGCTCCAGCGGTTACAGCGCACGGTTGGCGGGAGCGCTCGGCCTGCCGTTCTCGTTCGCGCATCACTTCGCCCCGGAGAACACCCTGCCCGCGGTGCGCCTGTACCGGGAGTCGTTCCGACCGTCACCGGTGCTGGCCGAGCCGTATGTGATGCTCGGCGCGGCCGTGGTCTGCGCCGAGACCGACGAGCGGGCCCGGTGGCTCGCGGCGCCGAGCGGGCTCACCTTCCTCAGCCTGCGCAAGGGCAGGCCGATCCCGCTGCCGACGCCCGAGGAGGCGGCCGAGTACCCCTACACCGACGTCGACAGGGCGTTTCTGGAGCAGCGGCAGGCGAGCAACGTGGTGGGTGCGCCAGAGACGGTCCGCAAAGGACTGGAGGCGCTCGCGACCGATACCGGTGCCGACGAGCTCATCGTCACCACGATGGTGTACGACCACGAGGACAGGAAGCGCTCGTACGAGCTGGTGGCCGAGCTGGCGAACTGA
- a CDS encoding arginase family protein, with product MRIHAVPQWQGALWQGAARRLPDGCRTLARLAAEVLAEPVHFVPVESAGSDTVDGVGNRSVLVRNRDAQLAALEVPEGKVLTIGGDCGADLVPAGVARYRYGEDLGVVWFDAHADCNTPASSPSGAFHGMVLRALLGEGDPEFAASPAVATGRVVLAGTRTFDAAEREVVEAGLVCHVPPPTDPRDLLAVLREAAATKVYLHIDLDVLDPSEFGWTGYHEPGGISLAWLVAAVAGLAELEVVGAAVTECAASTHDQVEPLRPLFEVLGRLLAR from the coding sequence ATGCGCATTCACGCTGTGCCGCAATGGCAGGGAGCGTTGTGGCAAGGCGCCGCGAGACGGTTGCCCGACGGCTGCCGGACACTGGCCAGGCTCGCGGCCGAGGTGCTCGCGGAGCCGGTGCACTTCGTGCCGGTGGAGTCGGCCGGATCGGACACTGTGGACGGCGTCGGCAACAGGTCCGTGCTGGTGCGAAACCGGGACGCGCAACTGGCCGCTCTTGAAGTTCCCGAGGGAAAGGTCCTCACCATCGGTGGCGACTGCGGCGCAGACCTGGTGCCCGCAGGCGTCGCCCGTTACCGCTACGGCGAGGATCTCGGCGTCGTCTGGTTCGACGCGCACGCCGACTGCAACACCCCGGCCAGTTCACCATCTGGCGCGTTCCACGGCATGGTGCTGCGCGCGCTGCTCGGCGAGGGTGACCCCGAGTTCGCCGCCAGCCCGGCCGTGGCCACGGGCCGGGTGGTGCTCGCGGGCACGCGCACCTTCGACGCGGCCGAGCGGGAGGTGGTCGAGGCAGGGCTCGTGTGCCATGTGCCGCCACCCACCGACCCGCGCGACCTCCTCGCCGTGCTGCGCGAAGCCGCCGCCACGAAGGTCTACCTGCATATCGATCTGGATGTGCTGGACCCGAGCGAGTTCGGCTGGACCGGCTACCACGAACCAGGCGGGATCAGCCTCGCGTGGTTGGTCGCGGCCGTGGCTGGGCTTGCGGAGCTGGAGGTCGTCGGCGCGGCGGTCACCGAGTGCGCCGCGAGCACGCATGACCAGGTGGAGCCGCTGCGTCCGTTGTTCGAAGTGCTGGGTCGGCTGCTGGCGAGGTGA
- the coaD gene encoding pantetheine-phosphate adenylyltransferase: protein MRRAVCPGSYDPVTNGHLDIIERAAQLFDEVVVAVLVNKKKQGLFSIPERMEMLREITEKLPNVRVDSWPGLLVDYCRQHGIVAIAKGLRSVSDFDYELQMAQMNRELSGVETLLMSNNPAYSFLSSSLVKEVAIYGGDVSQMVPEVVNERLAQRLPCPE from the coding sequence ATGCGGCGAGCGGTCTGTCCCGGTTCCTATGACCCAGTGACCAACGGGCACCTCGACATCATTGAGCGAGCGGCGCAGCTGTTCGACGAGGTCGTCGTAGCCGTGCTGGTCAACAAGAAGAAGCAGGGACTGTTCTCCATTCCGGAACGGATGGAGATGCTGCGCGAGATCACCGAGAAGCTGCCGAACGTGCGGGTGGACTCCTGGCCCGGCCTGCTGGTGGACTACTGCCGCCAGCACGGCATCGTGGCGATCGCGAAGGGACTGCGCTCGGTGAGCGACTTCGACTACGAGCTGCAGATGGCGCAGATGAACCGGGAGCTCTCCGGAGTGGAGACGCTGCTGATGTCGAACAACCCCGCCTACAGCTTCCTTTCGAGCTCGTTGGTCAAGGAGGTCGCGATCTACGGCGGGGACGTTTCCCAGATGGTGCCCGAGGTGGTGAACGAGCGGCTGGCCCAGCGGCTGCCGTGTCCGGAGTAG
- a CDS encoding HelD family protein — MSEPRVRRAEIANEQVHVDRVYARLATLREQAEAMRAKGYEIGHGAQREAVFEQASMLFERDMMVHHANQTLQTLDAEYEGLVFGRLDHHGSETVYVGRLGIRDAEFNNLVTDWRAPAAAPFYQATAEDPMAVVRRRVIRCSGQTVLDVDDDVLMPEAVPDDMRVVGEGALMAALGRARGDRMRDIVATIQKEQDEIIRAPWRGVTEITGGPGTGKTAVALHRAAYLLYRYRRQLGGAGVLVIGPSGVFTNYISRVLPSMGETNVELRALGQLLDGIEATRHDPAPLAAIKGSLRMRKVLAKALRDTPPDAPTEMRISYRGEVLKLTAKELERVRRRVHSQAGPPNKSRVRAAETLLAALADKAQEYAEADGRGFDRAELITELGERIDFHRFLVVWWPVLYPAQVLRWLGDERRLTRAARSVLSAEEITLLARSVAQAPAGWSVADIALLDELRVLLGPPPKRRRRSTLELDAEQARDSRTTGARQRPEHYDEYSHIVVDEAQDLSPMQWRMVGRRGRYASWTVVGDPVQSSWPDPPEAQQARDQAFGARTARRRYTLRTNYRNSAEIFELAQRVVAGHAEPDELPRAVRETGLVPQLRTVEPATRETAVQAAAKEMLEAVEGTVGVVCAMGRVEQTQQWLTAQADERLRVVGSLDAKGLEYDAVVLLEPTELIEESLTGRRVLYVALTRATQQLVILSSRDGWLPSAAHGNADPAPTR; from the coding sequence GTGTCGGAACCTCGGGTCAGACGGGCCGAGATCGCCAACGAACAAGTCCACGTCGACCGGGTGTACGCCCGGCTCGCGACACTTCGCGAACAGGCGGAAGCCATGCGCGCGAAGGGGTACGAGATCGGCCACGGCGCTCAGCGTGAGGCCGTATTCGAGCAGGCCTCGATGCTGTTCGAGCGCGACATGATGGTGCACCACGCCAACCAGACGCTGCAGACGCTGGACGCCGAATACGAGGGGCTGGTGTTCGGCAGGCTCGACCACCACGGCTCCGAAACCGTCTACGTTGGCAGGCTCGGCATCCGCGACGCGGAGTTCAACAACCTCGTCACCGACTGGCGCGCGCCCGCGGCGGCGCCGTTCTACCAGGCCACCGCCGAGGACCCGATGGCGGTGGTGCGGCGCAGAGTCATCCGCTGCTCCGGCCAGACGGTGCTGGATGTCGATGACGACGTGCTCATGCCCGAGGCCGTACCCGACGACATGCGGGTCGTCGGCGAAGGCGCGCTGATGGCCGCACTAGGCCGCGCCAGGGGCGACCGGATGCGTGACATCGTCGCCACCATCCAGAAGGAGCAGGACGAGATCATCCGTGCGCCGTGGCGGGGCGTGACGGAAATAACCGGAGGTCCGGGCACCGGCAAGACGGCCGTCGCACTGCACAGAGCCGCGTACCTGCTGTACCGCTACCGGCGTCAGCTCGGCGGCGCGGGAGTGCTCGTGATCGGGCCCTCTGGAGTGTTCACCAACTACATCTCGCGGGTACTGCCGTCGATGGGCGAGACCAACGTGGAACTGCGCGCGCTGGGACAGCTGCTCGACGGCATCGAGGCCACCAGGCACGACCCAGCGCCGCTCGCCGCGATCAAGGGTTCGCTGCGGATGCGCAAGGTGCTGGCCAAGGCGCTGCGCGACACCCCGCCGGACGCACCCACCGAGATGCGCATCAGCTACCGGGGCGAGGTGCTGAAACTGACCGCCAAGGAGCTGGAACGCGTGCGCCGCCGGGTGCACAGTCAGGCGGGCCCTCCCAACAAGTCCCGCGTGCGCGCGGCCGAGACGTTGCTGGCGGCGCTGGCCGACAAGGCGCAGGAGTACGCAGAGGCGGACGGGCGCGGTTTCGACAGGGCCGAGCTGATCACGGAGTTGGGCGAGCGAATCGACTTTCACCGGTTCCTCGTGGTGTGGTGGCCGGTGCTGTACCCGGCGCAGGTGCTGCGCTGGCTCGGCGACGAGCGCAGGCTCACCCGCGCGGCCAGATCCGTGCTCAGCGCCGAGGAGATCACCCTGCTCGCCCGGTCGGTCGCGCAGGCACCTGCCGGCTGGTCAGTTGCCGACATCGCGCTGCTGGACGAGCTTCGAGTGCTGCTGGGTCCGCCGCCGAAGCGGCGTCGACGCTCGACGCTCGAACTCGATGCCGAGCAGGCGAGGGACAGCAGGACCACCGGCGCCCGGCAGCGGCCCGAACACTACGACGAGTACTCCCACATCGTGGTGGACGAGGCCCAGGACCTCTCCCCGATGCAGTGGCGGATGGTGGGCAGGCGGGGCCGCTACGCGAGCTGGACCGTGGTGGGCGATCCGGTGCAGAGCTCATGGCCGGACCCTCCGGAGGCACAGCAGGCGCGCGACCAGGCTTTCGGCGCACGAACCGCGCGCAGGCGATACACGCTGCGTACCAACTACCGAAACTCCGCGGAGATCTTCGAACTGGCACAGCGGGTGGTGGCGGGCCACGCCGAACCCGACGAGCTGCCGAGGGCGGTGCGCGAAACCGGGCTGGTGCCACAGCTTCGCACCGTCGAACCGGCGACTCGGGAAACGGCTGTGCAGGCCGCGGCGAAGGAGATGCTGGAGGCGGTGGAGGGCACCGTAGGTGTCGTCTGCGCCATGGGCAGGGTCGAGCAGACCCAGCAGTGGCTGACCGCGCAGGCCGACGAGCGGCTGCGGGTGGTCGGCAGCCTCGACGCCAAGGGGCTGGAGTACGACGCGGTGGTGTTGCTCGAACCGACCGAACTGATCGAGGAGTCGCTCACCGGCAGGCGAGTGCTGTACGTGGCGCTCACGAGGGCAACTCAGCAGTTGGTGATCCTGTCCTCGCGGGACGGCTGGCTCCCCTCGGCGGCTCACGGGAATGCCGACCCCGCGCCCACGCGTTGA
- a CDS encoding SagB/ThcOx family dehydrogenase, with product MSSRETTERALAVHRLLNSQRPVPAQPLPDGRRIPLPDVHPPKADLVATLARRRSTYSRVDRDLELPALSGLLRFSVGVQRFVPAFGVEEYPLSMAPSAGGLDILRAYVLVRRAERVEPGVYRYEALSHELIELSCADPVPALQHVYLQHEFVSNAAVSVALTARLDVAFDKYPLRHYRTLHVDSGVAVQNLYLVATALGLSCCAVAGFDDAALGVLLGLGDGEIPTMLFAVGHSD from the coding sequence GTGAGCAGCCGTGAAACCACCGAGCGTGCGTTGGCGGTACACCGGCTACTGAACTCTCAGCGCCCGGTGCCAGCCCAGCCGCTGCCGGATGGCCGCCGTATCCCCCTACCCGATGTCCACCCGCCGAAAGCTGACCTGGTGGCGACGCTGGCGAGGAGGCGGTCGACCTACTCCCGCGTGGATCGAGACCTCGAGCTGCCAGCACTGAGTGGGCTGCTCCGGTTCTCGGTAGGTGTGCAACGCTTCGTTCCCGCGTTCGGCGTCGAGGAGTACCCGCTGAGCATGGCCCCCAGCGCGGGCGGGCTCGACATCCTGCGCGCCTACGTGCTGGTGCGCCGCGCCGAGCGGGTCGAGCCGGGGGTGTACCGCTACGAGGCCCTTTCCCACGAGCTCATCGAGCTGTCCTGCGCCGATCCGGTGCCCGCGCTGCAGCACGTGTACCTGCAACACGAGTTCGTCTCCAACGCGGCGGTGTCGGTGGCACTCACCGCGCGGCTCGACGTGGCCTTCGACAAGTACCCGCTGCGGCACTACCGCACGCTGCACGTCGACTCCGGTGTCGCCGTGCAGAACCTATATCTGGTTGCCACCGCGCTCGGCCTTTCGTGCTGCGCGGTCGCGGGTTTCGACGATGCCGCGCTCGGCGTGCTGCTCGGACTCGGCGACGGCGAGATCCCGACGATGCTGTTCGCCGTCGGCCACTCCGACTGA
- a CDS encoding ATP synthase F0 subunit B, protein MYRVFEALDELVTIVEEARGVPMTSSCVVPRGDVLELLDDVRDALPGEVDDAQDVLDKRDEIVSKAREEAEQTLASANAEAERLVAQARAEAEEIVAQARDEADRTIAEGEVEYRNLTERARAESDRMVQAGRDAYDRAVEEGRHEQALLVAQTEVVQAAHGEAARIVDEAHSEADRQRVECDAYVDGKLAEFSELLAATLRTVDSGRNQLRGVPYPNARSAGYDYQVH, encoded by the coding sequence GTGTACCGGGTGTTCGAGGCGCTCGACGAACTCGTAACGATCGTCGAGGAGGCGCGCGGGGTTCCGATGACCTCCAGTTGCGTCGTACCGCGTGGTGATGTGCTGGAGTTGCTCGACGACGTGCGCGACGCCCTGCCTGGCGAGGTCGACGACGCCCAGGATGTGCTGGACAAGCGCGACGAGATCGTCTCGAAGGCCCGCGAGGAGGCGGAGCAGACCCTGGCTTCGGCCAACGCCGAGGCCGAACGGCTGGTCGCGCAGGCCCGCGCGGAGGCCGAAGAGATCGTCGCCCAGGCAAGGGACGAGGCCGACCGCACGATCGCCGAGGGCGAGGTCGAGTACCGCAACCTGACCGAGCGCGCCCGCGCGGAGTCGGACCGGATGGTGCAGGCGGGCCGCGACGCCTACGACCGCGCGGTGGAGGAGGGCAGGCACGAGCAGGCCCTGCTGGTCGCGCAGACTGAGGTGGTGCAGGCCGCTCACGGCGAGGCGGCACGCATCGTCGACGAGGCGCACTCCGAGGCCGATCGGCAGCGAGTCGAGTGCGACGCCTACGTCGACGGCAAGCTCGCCGAGTTCTCCGAGTTGCTGGCGGCAACACTGCGCACGGTCGACTCGGGACGCAACCAGCTACGGGGCGTGCCCTACCCGAACGCTCGCTCAGCCGGATACGACTATCAGGTCCACTGA